The DNA segment CGTTGTTGCCGGTGCGCCCCACGGTGATGCCCCGGCCAAAGGCATTGCCCGTGGACTTGACGAGCGGGAAGACGATGGGTTCGTCCTGACCGAGCGTCGGCGGCCCCGCGTTCGTCACGGTGCGCAGCGGGTAGTCCTCCTGGTCGGAGGAGGGAGCCGAGCCCAGGGCGGGCATGAACAGGAGGATGCCGGCGGGGAGCCCCCGCTCGAACTCCTCTCGGTTGCGCAGGTAACGCGCGACGTGGGCACTGAGCAGCTCTGCCATGGACGTGAAGGGGGACGCGGCATCCGGCGCCCATACCGGG comes from the Corallococcus silvisoli genome and includes:
- a CDS encoding FHA domain-containing protein, which gives rise to MAELLSAHVARYLRNREEFERGLPAGILLFMPALGSAPSSDQEDYPLRTVTNAGPPTLGQDEPIVFPLVKSTGNAFGRGITVGRTGNNDVVLDDGSVSRFHAWFSRDAGDTGFVLTDAGSKNGSYAAGGRLLPRKPTPVGEGMRLRFGQVEVSFYTAGGFARLLAVRLQP